A genomic segment from Leucoraja erinacea ecotype New England chromosome 39, Leri_hhj_1, whole genome shotgun sequence encodes:
- the LOC129714443 gene encoding shiftless antiviral inhibitor of ribosomal frameshifting protein homolog encodes MSCCRPGSENETIEISLVRPEGSLPGSMHQEMDDEIELEKGSRRLRELFHAKEIPAATAETLMIRYHNGYDTVAQEIIRLKEQGEDSDHNDPEPQDNEEDEDIQHIADRLRALPLTARNLQMFNSARRNEVPRDQRQFACITCNHDWWREVPERKQVSRCRDCKQKYKPVPKDREWGIAEYCCDHCHHSFRAFGQMGVPTACHRCRCIILPLRILPRRRHQRPPGHNRRAAHYCYAEDCCNRQEPYVIGTYCVHPSTRRMRGLPTVLVACDPHESSGSTVASCISQGSLMECRVEDIIWEDLRQIPEGSDDEDE; translated from the exons ATGAGCTGCTGCAGACCAGGAAGTGAAAATGAAACCATAGAGATAAGTTTGGTGCGACCTGAAGGTTCACTGCCTGGCAGCATGCATCAGGAAATGGACGATGAAATTGAG TTGGAGAAGGGCAGTCGGCGGCTGAGAGAGCTGTTTCACGCCAAGGAGATCCCTGCGGCCACTGCCGAGACCCTGATGATACGCTACCACAATGGCTATGACACGGTGGCTCAAGAGATCATTCGGCTGAAGGAGCAAGGTGAAG ATTCAGACCACAATGACCCTGAACCTCAG GACAATGAAGAGGATGAAGACATACAG CACATTGCAGACCGACTAAGGGCCCTTCCACTGACAGCCAGGAACTTGCAAATGTTTAACTCAGCACGAAGAAACGAGGTTCCCCGAGATCAAAGGCAGTTTGCTTGCATTACTTGTAATCATGACTGGTGGCGAGAGGTGCCTGAGAGAAAACAG GTATCAAGATGCCGTgattgtaaacaaaaatacaaaccTGTGCCGAAGGATCGGGAATGGGGGATTGCTGAGtattgttgtgaccactgccaCCATTCTTTCAG GGCCTTTGGCCAGATGGGTGTCCCTACTGCCtgccatagatgccgctgcatcATTCTGCCCCTCCGCATCCTCCCACGCCGGCGACACCAGAGACCACCTGGGCACAACAGGCGGGCTGCACACTACTGCTATGCTGAAGATTGTTGCAACAGGCAAG agccctatgtcattggtacttaCTGCGTGCACCCCAGCACCCGGAGAATGCGTGGTCTACCCACGGTCCTGGTCGCCTGCGACCCGCACGAGTCCAGTGGCTCCACCGTGGCCAGTTGCATCAGCCAGGGCTCCCTGATGGAGTGCAGAGTTGAAGACATCATTTGGGAGGATCTCAGGCAGATCCCCGAGGGCAGCGATGATGAGGACGAATGA